The following proteins are encoded in a genomic region of Lentimicrobiaceae bacterium:
- a CDS encoding insulinase family protein has protein sequence MKKFCLFFLFLAAGILGFTVVYAQQPVDLSALIPIDNNVRIGKLANGLTYYIRKNAKPEKRVELRLAVNVGSLYETDAQQGLAHFTEHMCFNGTKNFPKNELINYFQSIGMSFGGDINAYTSFAETVYMLQIPTDKEELVEKGYQVLEDWAHNVTMDGKEIDKERGVIVEEWRLGLGADDRMMKRWLPVVLKDSRYAERIPIGKVDIIQNFKHETIHQFYTDWYRPDLMAVIVVGDIDIDAAEAKIKAHFEAIPNP, from the coding sequence ACCCGTTGATTTAAGCGCTCTTATACCTATAGATAATAATGTACGTATTGGGAAATTAGCCAACGGACTCACTTATTATATACGCAAAAATGCAAAACCCGAAAAACGTGTCGAACTACGGCTCGCTGTAAATGTCGGTTCACTTTACGAAACTGATGCCCAGCAGGGACTGGCACATTTTACCGAACATATGTGTTTCAACGGAACCAAAAACTTTCCTAAAAACGAACTGATAAACTATTTTCAGTCCATAGGCATGTCTTTTGGCGGAGATATCAATGCTTACACCAGTTTTGCCGAAACAGTATATATGTTACAAATACCTACAGATAAAGAAGAACTCGTAGAAAAAGGGTACCAGGTATTAGAAGACTGGGCGCATAACGTTACCATGGACGGAAAAGAGATTGACAAGGAACGTGGAGTTATCGTGGAAGAATGGCGTTTGGGCCTTGGTGCTGATGACCGTATGATGAAACGCTGGCTTCCTGTCGTTCTGAAAGATTCCCGTTATGCCGAACGTATTCCTATAGGAAAAGTTGACATCATACAAAATTTTAAACATGAAACTATTCACCAATTTTATACTGATTGGTATCGCCCCGATCTGATGGCTGTAATAGTAGTTGGCGACATTGATATAGATGCTGCCGAAGCAAAAATTAAAGCCCATTTTGAAGCAATCCCTAACCC